In Streptomyces sp. P3, one DNA window encodes the following:
- a CDS encoding NUDIX hydrolase, protein MGRTEYWYDENAPKPNTLIPACNMLVVREADGAILLQRRRDTGQWALPGGAMDIGESPSQCAVRECKEETGIDAEPTGLLGVYSVPEHVVAYTDGEIRQAYEVTVIGRPVGGEPTINDEADGVRWILPGELDSYDIHHSMRKQIAHYLHGMFPHVD, encoded by the coding sequence CGCACCCAAGCCGAACACGTTGATCCCGGCGTGCAACATGCTGGTAGTCCGGGAGGCGGACGGGGCGATCCTCCTGCAGCGGCGTCGCGACACGGGGCAGTGGGCTCTGCCCGGGGGAGCCATGGACATAGGGGAATCCCCGTCGCAGTGCGCAGTCCGGGAATGCAAGGAAGAGACCGGAATCGACGCCGAACCCACCGGGCTCCTCGGCGTGTACTCGGTCCCTGAGCATGTGGTGGCCTACACGGACGGGGAGATCCGGCAGGCGTACGAGGTCACCGTGATCGGCCGGCCGGTCGGAGGCGAGCCCACGATCAACGACGAGGCCGATGGCGTCCGCTGGATCCTGCCCGGCGAACTGGACTCCTACGACATCCACCACTCCATGCGGAAGCAGATCGCCCACTACCTGCACGGGATGTTCCCTCACGTCGACTGA
- a CDS encoding NAD(P)H-dependent glycerol-3-phosphate dehydrogenase codes for MSQHRSARAAVFSAGSWGTAVAKILADAGTDVSVHARRDEIADAINTVHRNPGYFPDVELPASLTATTDPAAALRGADYLVLSIPAQSLRTNLAAWTPHIGPDTVIVSLMKGIELGTGERASQVITEVTGVNANRVAVLSGPNLAREIMDGQPAAATVACPDEDAARRFQQVCHTTYFRPYTSTDVTGCELGGAVKNVIALAVGIASGMGLGDNASAMLITRGLAETTRLAVAMGAHPATLAGLAGLGDLVATCSSPLSRNRTFGTHLGHGLSVEQATAATRQTTEGVKSAEAVLALAHAHGVEMPITEVISALLHEKVTLDEAAAALMQRPSKPER; via the coding sequence GTGAGCCAGCACCGTTCCGCCCGTGCGGCGGTGTTCTCGGCCGGGTCCTGGGGTACCGCAGTCGCCAAGATCCTGGCCGACGCCGGTACCGACGTCTCCGTGCACGCCCGCAGAGACGAGATCGCCGACGCGATCAACACGGTTCACCGCAACCCCGGCTACTTCCCGGACGTAGAGCTGCCCGCCTCCCTGACGGCTACGACCGATCCGGCCGCCGCGCTTCGCGGCGCGGACTACCTTGTGCTGTCCATCCCCGCGCAGTCCCTGCGGACCAACCTCGCCGCGTGGACGCCGCACATCGGGCCCGACACCGTGATCGTGTCGCTGATGAAGGGCATCGAACTGGGCACCGGGGAACGGGCGAGCCAGGTCATCACCGAGGTGACCGGCGTGAACGCGAACCGGGTCGCAGTGCTGTCGGGCCCGAACCTCGCCCGCGAGATCATGGACGGCCAGCCCGCCGCTGCCACCGTCGCCTGCCCCGACGAGGACGCCGCCCGTCGCTTCCAGCAGGTATGCCACACCACCTACTTCCGGCCCTACACCAGCACCGACGTGACCGGCTGCGAGCTGGGCGGCGCCGTGAAGAACGTCATCGCCCTGGCGGTCGGCATCGCCTCAGGCATGGGCCTGGGCGACAACGCCTCGGCGATGCTCATCACGCGCGGGCTGGCAGAGACCACCCGGCTTGCTGTGGCCATGGGCGCCCACCCGGCCACCCTCGCCGGTCTGGCCGGCCTCGGCGACCTAGTGGCCACCTGCTCGTCTCCGCTTTCCCGTAACCGCACCTTCGGCACCCACCTCGGCCATGGCCTAAGCGTCGAACAGGCGACGGCCGCCACCCGGCAGACCACCGAAGGCGTCAAATCCGCCGAGGCGGTTCTCGCCCTCGCTCATGCCCACGGCGTTGAGATGCCGATCACGGAAGTGATCTCTGCCCTGCTGCACGAGAAGGTCACCCTCGACGAGGCCGCCGCCGCGCTGATGCAGCGGCCCTCCAAGCCCGAGCGCTGA
- a CDS encoding HD domain-containing protein has product MDLTVWARDLARSLLAEPLPRRWAHSQGVAARAQSLAGILGDDAELLWAAAMLHDIGYTPSLATTGFHPLDGARYLRDRSAADERLVRLVANHSYALLEAEERGLREELEDEFPILDHAGLVDALMYCDMTTTPDGTPTTVDARLAEILTRYDHDSVVGRFIRRADEDLRAAVHRVEARLILAER; this is encoded by the coding sequence ATGGATCTCACCGTTTGGGCCCGCGACCTGGCCAGGTCCCTCCTCGCGGAGCCCCTGCCTCGGCGCTGGGCACACTCTCAGGGCGTTGCCGCAAGGGCCCAGTCCCTGGCAGGGATCCTGGGCGACGATGCGGAACTCCTGTGGGCCGCGGCGATGCTGCACGACATTGGTTACACGCCGTCGCTCGCCACGACGGGGTTCCATCCGCTGGACGGCGCCCGCTACCTGCGCGACCGTTCGGCCGCGGACGAGCGCCTGGTACGGCTGGTCGCCAACCACTCGTACGCGCTGTTGGAGGCGGAAGAGCGCGGGCTGCGGGAAGAGCTGGAGGACGAGTTCCCGATCCTCGACCACGCCGGGCTGGTGGATGCTCTCATGTACTGCGATATGACCACCACCCCGGACGGTACCCCCACCACTGTGGATGCCCGGCTGGCGGAGATCCTCACTCGGTATGACCACGACAGCGTCGTCGGCCGATTCATCCGCCGAGCCGATGAGGATCTGCGAGCTGCTGTACACAGAGTCGAAGCCCGGCTGATCTTGGCAGAGCGGTAA